The Canis lupus familiaris isolate Mischka breed German Shepherd chromosome X, alternate assembly UU_Cfam_GSD_1.0, whole genome shotgun sequence genome has a segment encoding these proteins:
- the RIPPLY1 gene encoding protein ripply1 isoform X1, giving the protein MGLDISSRQLGITGDFPVQEGCTQIRVLERSLGWLWGGWVGRAKSRMGQPPWKLFLVSRGACLWRPWLSSARDLPQWWGKKGIEAATGGATGAKVIKAASEFHHPVRLFWPKSRSFDYLYSDGEILLQNFPIQATINLYEDSDDEEEEEEEEKEREEEKKLETDERGLGEHVRGPGSAPPRAIAHPLSPLMTGPN; this is encoded by the exons ATGGGGCTGGACATTTCCTCTAGGCAACTGGGGATAACTGGAGATTTTCCAGTGCAGGAGGGCTGTACTCAGATCCGTGTTCTAGAAAGATCCCTGGGATGGCTGTGGGGAGGGTGGGTTGGAAGGGCCAAGTCAAGGATGGGGCAACCTCCCTGGAAGCTGTTCCTGGTGTCCAg AGGAGCGTGTCTTTGGAGGCCCTGGCTGTCCTCTGCAAGGGACCTACCACAGTGGTGGGGGAAGAAAGGCATCGAGGCG GCCACTGGTGGGGCGACAGGTGCCAAAGTCATAAAGGCTGCCTCCGAGTTCCATCACCCTGTCAG GCTCTTCTGGCCTAAATCCCGCTCCTTTGACTACCTGTACAGTGATGGGGAGATTTTACTGCAGAACTTCCCTATCCAGGCAACGATCAACCTATATGAGGACTCAGATGacgaagaggaggaagaagaagaagaaaaggagagagaagaagagaagaaattggAGACAGATGAAAGGGGGCTGGGAGAGCATGTGAGGGGACCAGGGTCAGCACCACCCAGGGCCATAGCTCATCCTCTTTCCCCACTCATGACAGGCCCAAACTGA
- the RIPPLY1 gene encoding protein ripply1 isoform X2, whose protein sequence is MQEVLRNKSPYDLPGLDPLRMDPSIPSAAAPGLLSPPLLVSSGQQVGGSDRGACLWRPWLSSARDLPQWWGKKGIEAATGGATGAKVIKAASEFHHPVRLFWPKSRSFDYLYSDGEILLQNFPIQATINLYEDSDDEEEEEEEEKEREEEKKLETDERGLGEHVRGPGSAPPRAIAHPLSPLMTGPN, encoded by the exons ATGCAGGAGGTTCTGAGAAATAAGAGCCCCTATGACCTGCCTGGCCTCGACCCCCTAAGGATGGACCCTTCCATTCCCTCGGCTGCTGCCCCTGGCCTATTAAGTCCACCACTGCTTGTCTCCTCTGGACAACAAGTAGGTGGCAGTGACAG AGGAGCGTGTCTTTGGAGGCCCTGGCTGTCCTCTGCAAGGGACCTACCACAGTGGTGGGGGAAGAAAGGCATCGAGGCG GCCACTGGTGGGGCGACAGGTGCCAAAGTCATAAAGGCTGCCTCCGAGTTCCATCACCCTGTCAG GCTCTTCTGGCCTAAATCCCGCTCCTTTGACTACCTGTACAGTGATGGGGAGATTTTACTGCAGAACTTCCCTATCCAGGCAACGATCAACCTATATGAGGACTCAGATGacgaagaggaggaagaagaagaagaaaaggagagagaagaagagaagaaattggAGACAGATGAAAGGGGGCTGGGAGAGCATGTGAGGGGACCAGGGTCAGCACCACCCAGGGCCATAGCTCATCCTCTTTCCCCACTCATGACAGGCCCAAACTGA